A stretch of the Bacteroidota bacterium genome encodes the following:
- the rpsG gene encoding 30S ribosomal protein S7, producing the protein MRKKQAERRLVTPDPKFNDILVARFVNCVLKEGKKHLARRIVYKAIDTIENKTKSNGIDVFRKAVNNVKPLLEIRARRVGGATYQVPTEVRESRSIALAIRWIINYASDRKDKSMALKLAAEFMAAANNEGASVKKKEDTHKMAEANKAFAHFKW; encoded by the coding sequence ATGAGAAAAAAACAAGCTGAAAGAAGGTTAGTTACTCCCGATCCAAAATTTAACGATATATTAGTTGCTCGCTTCGTAAATTGTGTGCTCAAAGAAGGAAAAAAGCATTTAGCGCGAAGAATTGTTTACAAAGCTATTGATACAATTGAAAATAAAACCAAGTCAAACGGAATAGATGTTTTTCGAAAAGCAGTTAATAATGTTAAACCTTTGTTAGAGATACGTGCTCGCAGAGTTGGTGGTGCAACCTATCAAGTCCCAACTGAAGTTCGAGAAAGCAGAAGTATCGCTTTAGCAATTCGGTGGATAATTAATTACGCAAGCGATAGAAAAGATAAATCAATGGCTCTGAAGTTAGCTGCCGAATTTATGGCTGCAGCAAATAACGAAGGCGCTTCGGTAAAGAAAAAAGAAGATACACACAAAATGGCTGAAGCTAATAAAGCTTTCGCCCACTTTAAATGGTAA
- the rpsL gene encoding 30S ribosomal protein S12: MPTINQLVRKSREMVTWKSKAPALQECPQRRGVCTRVYTTTPKKPNSALRKVARVRLTNGIEVTAYIPGEGHNLQEHSIVMIRGGRVKDLPGVRYHIIRGTLDTAGVADRKQGRSKYGAKKPKAQS, from the coding sequence TTGCCAACGATCAATCAACTGGTTCGAAAGAGCCGGGAAATGGTAACTTGGAAGAGTAAAGCACCAGCTTTACAAGAATGCCCGCAACGTCGGGGAGTTTGTACTCGTGTATATACAACTACACCAAAAAAACCGAATTCCGCTTTACGCAAAGTAGCACGTGTTCGTTTAACAAACGGAATTGAGGTAACGGCATACATTCCAGGTGAAGGTCATAACCTGCAGGAACACTCCATCGTGATGATTCGTGGTGGTAGGGTTAAAGATTTACCGGGTGTTCGATACCATATTATTCGAGGCACTTTGGATACTGCCGGTGTTGCTGATAGAAAACAAGGTCGTTCAAAATATGGTGCTAAAAAGCCAAAGGCACAAAGTTAG
- the rpoC gene encoding DNA-directed RNA polymerase subunit beta' codes for MRNIEPTTKKAFTKIRIGIASSDDILSRSRGEVTKPETINYRSFRPEKDGLFCEKIFGPIRDWECHCGKYKRIRYKGIVCDRCGVEVTQKSVRRERLGHIHLAVPVAHIWFVRSAPTKIGYTLGMGVKDLEKIIYYESYIVIQPGSTGLKRMDMISEEQYLEILSTLPENNQQLDKTDERKFIADIGAPAVKALLKSIDIDSTAAHLRVTLKEETSAQKKIEILKRLRVLDAFRDKGDGSLNKPEWMVLEVVPVIPPELRPLVPLEGGRFATSDLNDLYRRVIIRNNRLKRLIDIKAPEVILRNEKRMLQEAVDSLFDNSRKLNAVRSDNNRALKSLADMLKGKQGRFRQNLLGKRVDYSGRSVIVVGPELKLHECGLPKDMAVELFKPFIIRKLIERGLVKTVKSAKKMVEKKSAEVWEVLEHIIDGHPVLLNRAPTLHRLGIQAFQPVLVEGKAIRIHPMVCTAFNADFDGDQMAVHIPLSYHSQMEARILMLSSHNILSPASGSPIVHPTQDQVLGCYYLTKARSGDLGEGKIFSLQDEVIIAHNAAKIGLHAKIKVRINNKIIETTTGRVIFNAIVPTEVGFINELLNKNRLTQLVGNVYRKVGNLKTAEFLDNLKYLGFKYATQGGLSVSVGDVIVPKEKEEIIAKSQRDVDNIQNQYYNGFITPGERYNKVIDTWSRATTRVAERLFESLQHSQAGFNSLYMMVDSGARGSKEQIRQLAGMRGLMAKPQRSMSGSAGELIENPIIANFREGLSVLEYFISTHGARKGLADTALKTADAGYLTRRLVDVAQDAIITMVDCGTIMGVATSALKEGEDVKEPLAERILGRVTVHDVYDSSTNVLIVAAGEEITEEIAQKVSETSIETVHIRSVLTCEATRGICAKCYGRNLTIGQLVKTGEAVGIIAAQSIGEPGTQLTLRTFHTGGTASLIAAQSQITSKFNGVIRYENVKSLKQDDESNKRIVTGRSGVVMVYDDEQRLLTKYDVPYGATLQIHDGTYIKKGEIIYEWDPYNAVIITEHSGRIEYSGLRENVTYRQEPDEQTGHIQTVVIESRDKTFNPAILLKNEEGEKIATYNLPTHSHIVVDNDEKISAGTILVKIPRSIGKTRDITGGLPRVTELFEGRNPANPAIVSEIDGIIRFGQQKRGSREVIVESHDGKDRKEYLVPLGKHILIQENDFIRAGERLTDGAIDPDDILKIKGVGKVQEYLVNEIQEVYRMQGVKINDKHIEIIVRQMMQKVRILDSGDTRFIEGDVVAKLSLLGENDSLKETVYINNKGDTKFKNGQLVLKKKVRELNSEVKKKGKKVAEFREAEPATSEPILLGITQASLSTDSFISAASFQETTKVLTDAAISGKIDYLLGLKENVIVGHLIPAGTGLKQFRDILVAPKEPFKIAESVVLEEPTQGPEIEEEVKKTPKKRVRKLAKS; via the coding sequence ATGCGAAATATAGAACCAACAACTAAAAAAGCATTTACGAAAATCAGGATAGGCATAGCATCATCGGATGATATTCTGTCCAGGTCTCGTGGTGAAGTAACAAAACCCGAAACGATAAATTATCGTTCTTTCCGTCCTGAAAAAGATGGACTGTTTTGCGAAAAAATTTTCGGTCCAATTCGAGATTGGGAATGTCATTGTGGAAAATATAAACGTATCCGATACAAAGGAATTGTATGCGACCGATGCGGTGTTGAAGTAACACAAAAAAGTGTTCGGCGCGAACGTTTAGGACATATTCACTTAGCAGTTCCTGTAGCTCATATTTGGTTTGTCCGCTCGGCTCCCACGAAAATTGGATACACACTCGGTATGGGTGTAAAAGATTTAGAAAAAATTATTTATTATGAATCTTATATCGTAATCCAACCGGGATCCACAGGTTTGAAAAGAATGGATATGATCTCTGAAGAACAATACCTGGAGATATTATCCACTTTACCTGAAAACAATCAGCAATTAGATAAAACAGACGAAAGAAAATTTATAGCCGATATCGGTGCACCTGCGGTAAAAGCTTTGTTAAAAAGTATCGATATTGATTCTACAGCCGCTCATCTTCGTGTAACATTGAAAGAAGAAACCTCAGCCCAGAAAAAAATTGAGATATTAAAACGGTTGCGTGTTCTTGATGCCTTTCGCGATAAAGGCGATGGCTCGCTAAACAAACCCGAGTGGATGGTTTTAGAAGTTGTTCCTGTTATTCCACCTGAATTGCGTCCACTCGTTCCTCTTGAAGGTGGTCGTTTTGCAACTTCTGACTTGAACGACTTGTATCGTCGAGTAATAATCCGCAATAATCGTTTAAAACGATTGATTGATATAAAAGCTCCTGAGGTAATTCTCCGGAACGAAAAACGTATGCTTCAAGAAGCTGTTGATTCATTATTCGACAATTCGCGTAAACTGAATGCAGTTCGTTCCGATAATAACAGGGCATTAAAATCCCTTGCCGATATGTTGAAAGGGAAGCAGGGGCGTTTCCGTCAAAACTTGTTAGGAAAACGAGTCGATTATTCTGGTCGTTCCGTTATCGTTGTCGGTCCCGAATTAAAATTGCACGAGTGCGGATTACCAAAAGATATGGCTGTTGAATTATTCAAACCGTTCATCATACGGAAATTAATTGAACGGGGTTTGGTGAAGACCGTGAAAAGTGCCAAGAAGATGGTTGAAAAAAAATCAGCCGAAGTTTGGGAAGTTCTTGAACACATTATAGATGGTCATCCGGTTCTATTGAATAGAGCACCAACTCTTCATCGTCTTGGTATTCAGGCATTTCAACCGGTTCTTGTAGAAGGTAAAGCAATAAGAATTCATCCGATGGTTTGTACTGCATTCAACGCCGACTTTGACGGCGACCAAATGGCGGTTCACATTCCATTATCTTATCATTCGCAAATGGAAGCGCGCATCTTGATGCTTTCGAGCCATAATATTTTATCTCCTGCAAGCGGGTCGCCTATCGTACATCCAACGCAAGATCAAGTTCTTGGTTGTTATTATCTTACAAAAGCAAGGTCGGGCGATTTAGGCGAGGGCAAAATATTTTCATTACAAGATGAAGTAATCATCGCTCATAATGCTGCAAAGATTGGATTGCACGCTAAGATAAAAGTTCGCATTAATAACAAGATAATCGAAACTACAACCGGTCGGGTAATATTTAATGCAATAGTTCCTACTGAAGTAGGATTTATTAATGAACTCTTAAATAAAAACCGACTTACTCAACTCGTCGGAAATGTTTATCGCAAAGTAGGAAATTTAAAAACCGCCGAGTTTTTAGATAATTTAAAATACTTAGGATTCAAATATGCTACACAAGGTGGTTTATCGGTTAGTGTCGGGGATGTTATTGTACCTAAGGAAAAAGAAGAAATAATAGCGAAATCGCAACGGGATGTAGATAACATACAAAATCAGTATTACAACGGTTTTATTACACCGGGTGAAAGATACAATAAAGTTATCGACACTTGGTCACGCGCTACAACTCGTGTTGCCGAACGATTATTCGAATCATTGCAACATTCGCAGGCTGGATTCAATTCACTTTATATGATGGTCGATTCCGGTGCGAGAGGTTCCAAAGAACAGATTCGCCAATTAGCCGGAATGCGTGGCTTGATGGCTAAACCGCAACGAAGTATGTCCGGTTCGGCTGGTGAATTAATTGAAAATCCGATTATAGCCAATTTCCGTGAAGGATTGTCAGTATTGGAGTATTTCATCTCAACTCACGGCGCTCGAAAAGGTTTAGCTGATACAGCATTAAAAACTGCTGATGCCGGTTATCTCACCCGACGTCTCGTGGATGTCGCTCAAGATGCAATTATAACGATGGTTGATTGTGGTACTATTATGGGTGTTGCTACGAGCGCTCTCAAAGAGGGCGAAGATGTTAAAGAACCATTAGCAGAAAGAATTTTAGGACGTGTAACGGTTCACGACGTATATGACTCTTCGACAAACGTATTGATAGTTGCTGCCGGAGAAGAAATTACAGAAGAAATTGCTCAAAAAGTATCCGAGACTTCTATCGAAACAGTACATATTCGTTCGGTTTTAACTTGTGAAGCTACACGTGGTATCTGTGCAAAGTGTTACGGTAGAAATTTAACGATTGGTCAATTGGTCAAAACTGGTGAAGCAGTTGGTATTATCGCTGCTCAATCTATAGGTGAGCCCGGTACACAGTTGACTCTCCGAACATTCCATACAGGTGGTACAGCAAGTTTAATTGCTGCACAATCGCAAATTACATCCAAGTTTAATGGAGTTATTAGATACGAAAATGTAAAATCGCTCAAACAAGATGATGAGAGTAACAAACGTATCGTAACAGGTCGCAGTGGCGTGGTTATGGTTTATGACGACGAACAACGACTGCTAACAAAATATGATGTACCATATGGTGCAACTTTACAAATCCATGATGGAACATATATTAAAAAAGGTGAGATCATTTATGAATGGGATCCGTATAATGCTGTAATTATAACCGAACATTCAGGGCGCATTGAATATTCAGGCTTAAGGGAAAATGTTACATATCGCCAAGAACCCGATGAACAAACCGGACACATCCAAACGGTGGTCATAGAATCCAGAGATAAAACTTTCAATCCTGCAATATTATTGAAGAATGAAGAGGGCGAGAAGATAGCTACATATAACCTTCCCACACATTCTCATATCGTTGTTGATAATGATGAAAAAATAAGTGCTGGAACGATTTTGGTGAAAATACCTCGTTCAATAGGTAAAACACGCGATATCACAGGTGGTTTGCCACGAGTAACCGAGTTGTTCGAAGGACGTAATCCTGCTAATCCTGCAATCGTTTCAGAAATTGATGGAATAATTCGTTTTGGTCAGCAAAAACGCGGTTCAAGAGAGGTTATAGTTGAAAGTCACGATGGAAAAGACCGTAAGGAATATCTCGTTCCGCTTGGGAAACACATCCTCATTCAGGAAAATGATTTTATCCGGGCAGGCGAGCGTTTAACCGATGGAGCTATCGATCCCGACGATATTTTAAAAATTAAGGGAGTCGGAAAAGTTCAGGAATATTTAGTAAACGAGATCCAAGAAGTTTACCGTATGCAAGGTGTTAAAATAAACGATAAACATATCGAAATCATCGTACGACAAATGATGCAAAAAGTTCGAATTTTGGATTCCGGTGATACACGTTTTATTGAAGGCGACGTGGTGGCTAAATTGTCATTGTTAGGAGAAAACGACTCACTTAAAGAAACTGTATATATCAACAACAAGGGTGATACGAAATTTAAGAATGGACAGCTTGTTCTCAAGAAAAAGGTTCGTGAATTGAATAGCGAAGTCAAAAAGAAGGGGAAAAAGGTTGCTGAATTTAGAGAAGCTGAACCGGCAACCTCCGAACCCATTTTATTAGGAATTACACAAGCATCTCTTTCAACGGATAGCTTTATTTCGGCTGCCTCTTTCCAGGAAACAACAAAAGTATTAACAGATGCTGCTATTTCTGGGAAAATTGATTATTTACTCGGTTTAAAAGAAAATGTGATTGTGGGGCATCTTATTCCTGCAGGAACTGGTTTAAAGCAATTTCGAGATATTCTTGTTGCTCCTAAGGAACCCTTCAAAATTGCAGAATCTGTCGTTTTAGAAGAACCCACGCAAGGACCTGAAATCGAAGAAGAGGTCAAAAAAACGCCAAAGAAACGAGTTCGAAAACTGGCAAAATCATAA
- the rpoB gene encoding DNA-directed RNA polymerase subunit beta yields MNIQNERISFSKIPQVLEQPDLLNVQRESWEIFLQARTPAVKRKVQGLQQVFLLNFPIQDTRENYLLEFVEYSVEKPKYDVRECQERGLSYAVPLKAKLKLSKKSEDGHSYVDTIQQEVYLGNLPTMTDRGTFIINGAERVVVSQLHRSPGVFFSESIHPNGTPIFSARIIPFRGSWIEFTTDISNVMYVYIDRKKKFPVTTLLRAIGYSSDDEILKLFNLIEDVDAKEADLKNYLNRVICSDVIDKKTGEIFINKDTALTEELIKKIKKLEIKKLHFLKFDSSGERSIIANTIQRDAARTEQDALEAIYRQLRSGEAPDLDTAKNLIDRLFFNEKRYDLGNVGRNRMNSKLGLNTPTTTTTLTREDILAIINYLLDLQQGKKTVDDIDHLGNRRVRTVGEQIAQQFNIGMVRMTRTIRERMNLRDNENLAPQDLINARTITSVINSFFGTNQLSQFMDQTNPLAEITHKRRMSALGPGGLTRERAGFEVRDVHYTHYGRLCPIETPEGPNIGLISSLCIYSRVNEFGFIETPYRKVNDGKVSTDIEFLTAEKEDVYTIAQANAKLDAQGNFTDIKIKARFQSDYPIVKPEEVHYIDVAPTQIVSAAAALIPFLEHDDANRALMGSNMQRQAVPLLKPEAPIVGTGFEKKVAIDSKSMIVAERSGVVEYVDADKIIVHYEIDESSIESLTSFDNKTVVEYKLTKFFRTNQDTCINQIPIVIAGQKIKKGHVLADGSSTQNGELALGRNVIVAFMPWRGYNFEDALVVSERLVTEDVYTSIHIEEFELQVRDTKRGEEELTREIPNVSEEVVKDLDENGVIRVGAMVKEGDILVGKITPKGETDPTPEEKLLKAIFGEKAGDVKDASLKAPPGMKGIVIATKLFSRKRKDTETKKQDKKRSEQIEKNRIRDLKETKKKLAEKLGILLTGEKCLGIRDKKDNLVIRNSVVIKASTFESIDEIEILEYETEWVENKKKNALVVKIFEAYFEKLNDIESVYKHEKNKIQSGDELPPGIVQLAKVYVAKKRKLSVGDKMAGRHGNKGVVSKVVPVQDMPFLPDGTPVDFVLNPLGVPSRMNLGQLFETALGWAGYKLGQKYSTPIFDGATWEEVAEELHKSGIAEYSKTTLIDGMTGESFDQQVSVGFLYMMKLSHLVDDKIHARSIGPYSLITQQPLGGKAQFGGQRFGEMEVWALEAYGAAHNLQELLTVKSDDVPGRAKVYEAIVKGDNLPESSIPESFNVLVRELMGLGLEIKID; encoded by the coding sequence ATAAATATTCAAAACGAAAGAATTTCATTTTCTAAAATTCCACAGGTTCTCGAACAGCCCGACCTATTGAATGTTCAGAGGGAATCTTGGGAAATATTTTTACAAGCCAGAACCCCCGCGGTCAAACGTAAGGTTCAGGGTTTGCAACAAGTTTTTTTACTGAATTTCCCGATACAAGATACTCGCGAAAATTATCTTCTTGAATTCGTAGAATATTCCGTCGAAAAACCAAAGTACGATGTCAGGGAATGTCAGGAGAGAGGACTCTCATACGCAGTTCCGCTCAAGGCAAAATTGAAATTATCCAAAAAAAGCGAAGACGGTCATTCCTATGTTGACACTATCCAACAGGAAGTATATCTCGGCAATTTGCCAACAATGACTGACAGAGGAACATTCATCATAAATGGAGCTGAACGTGTAGTAGTTAGCCAGCTTCATCGATCACCCGGTGTATTTTTCAGCGAGTCGATACATCCAAACGGAACTCCTATATTTTCTGCCCGCATTATTCCTTTCCGCGGTTCGTGGATCGAATTCACTACAGATATCAGCAACGTAATGTATGTTTATATCGACAGAAAGAAAAAGTTTCCTGTTACTACTCTCCTCCGTGCGATTGGCTATTCGTCCGATGATGAAATTTTAAAACTTTTCAACTTAATTGAAGATGTTGATGCTAAAGAGGCAGACTTAAAAAATTATCTAAACCGTGTTATTTGTAGCGATGTTATCGATAAAAAAACAGGTGAAATATTTATTAATAAAGATACAGCATTAACTGAAGAACTTATAAAGAAGATAAAAAAATTAGAGATAAAGAAACTACATTTCTTAAAATTTGATAGTAGCGGCGAACGTTCAATTATCGCGAATACAATTCAACGCGATGCTGCACGTACCGAACAAGATGCTCTTGAAGCAATTTACAGACAGCTTCGGTCGGGTGAAGCTCCTGATTTGGATACCGCCAAAAATTTAATCGACCGTTTGTTCTTCAACGAAAAACGATACGACCTCGGTAATGTAGGCAGAAACCGAATGAACTCGAAACTCGGTTTAAACACACCGACAACCACCACAACACTTACCCGCGAAGATATTTTGGCAATCATCAATTATCTTTTAGATTTACAACAAGGTAAAAAAACAGTTGACGATATTGACCATCTCGGTAATCGCCGCGTTCGCACAGTTGGCGAACAGATAGCTCAACAATTCAATATAGGAATGGTTCGTATGACGCGAACAATCCGCGAACGAATGAATTTGCGCGATAACGAAAATCTTGCCCCGCAAGATTTGATTAATGCCCGTACAATAACAAGTGTGATAAACTCGTTCTTCGGAACAAATCAATTATCGCAGTTTATGGATCAAACAAATCCGCTTGCCGAAATTACACATAAACGCCGGATGTCGGCACTCGGGCCAGGCGGCTTAACACGTGAACGAGCCGGCTTCGAAGTTCGCGACGTTCACTATACTCATTACGGACGGTTGTGTCCTATTGAAACACCCGAAGGTCCAAACATCGGTTTGATTTCCTCGTTGTGTATTTATTCGCGAGTGAACGAGTTCGGGTTTATTGAAACACCATATAGAAAAGTGAACGATGGAAAGGTTTCAACCGATATTGAATTTCTGACCGCAGAAAAAGAAGACGTTTACACCATCGCCCAGGCAAATGCAAAATTAGATGCTCAAGGAAATTTCACTGATATCAAAATTAAAGCCCGCTTCCAAAGCGATTACCCAATCGTGAAACCCGAAGAAGTTCATTATATAGATGTCGCTCCTACACAAATTGTGAGTGCTGCTGCGGCTCTCATTCCGTTCCTCGAACACGATGATGCTAACCGCGCATTGATGGGGTCGAATATGCAACGGCAGGCAGTACCTTTGTTAAAACCTGAAGCTCCGATAGTTGGAACAGGTTTCGAGAAAAAAGTGGCGATAGATTCGAAATCTATGATCGTTGCTGAACGCTCAGGGGTTGTTGAATATGTTGACGCTGATAAAATTATAGTTCATTATGAAATCGACGAAAGCAGTATCGAATCGTTGACATCATTCGACAATAAAACTGTTGTCGAATACAAGCTGACAAAATTTTTCAGAACGAACCAGGATACCTGCATCAATCAAATACCGATTGTAATAGCAGGGCAAAAAATTAAAAAAGGTCATGTATTAGCCGACGGCAGTTCAACACAAAATGGAGAGTTAGCACTTGGTCGAAACGTGATTGTTGCGTTTATGCCGTGGCGAGGTTATAACTTCGAGGATGCTTTAGTAGTCAGCGAGCGTTTAGTTACTGAAGATGTATATACATCTATTCATATTGAGGAATTCGAATTGCAAGTGCGCGATACAAAACGCGGCGAAGAAGAACTGACTCGTGAAATACCAAATGTTAGTGAAGAAGTTGTAAAAGATTTGGATGAAAACGGCGTAATCCGTGTTGGCGCTATGGTTAAAGAAGGCGATATCTTAGTCGGTAAAATAACTCCGAAGGGTGAAACCGACCCGACTCCCGAAGAAAAATTATTAAAAGCAATCTTCGGCGAAAAAGCAGGCGACGTGAAAGATGCCTCATTGAAGGCGCCTCCGGGAATGAAAGGTATTGTTATTGCCACAAAACTTTTCAGCCGCAAACGCAAGGACACCGAGACAAAGAAACAAGATAAGAAACGATCGGAACAGATAGAAAAAAACCGAATTCGCGATTTAAAAGAAACTAAGAAAAAATTAGCCGAGAAACTCGGTATATTGCTCACCGGTGAAAAGTGCTTAGGAATTCGTGATAAAAAAGACAACCTCGTTATACGAAACTCAGTAGTTATCAAAGCCAGTACGTTCGAATCGATTGACGAGATAGAAATTCTAGAGTATGAAACTGAATGGGTAGAAAATAAAAAGAAAAATGCACTAGTCGTTAAAATATTTGAAGCTTACTTCGAAAAACTTAACGACATTGAAAGTGTTTACAAGCACGAAAAAAATAAAATACAATCGGGCGACGAACTTCCTCCCGGAATTGTTCAACTTGCCAAAGTTTATGTCGCAAAGAAACGTAAACTTTCTGTAGGCGATAAAATGGCAGGTAGGCATGGTAATAAAGGTGTCGTATCGAAAGTTGTTCCTGTTCAAGATATGCCATTCTTGCCGGATGGAACTCCTGTCGATTTCGTATTAAATCCTTTGGGCGTACCATCGCGTATGAATCTCGGACAATTATTTGAAACTGCACTCGGTTGGGCTGGATACAAGTTGGGTCAAAAATATTCAACACCAATATTTGATGGTGCGACATGGGAAGAAGTTGCTGAAGAGTTACACAAATCGGGTATAGCAGAATATTCAAAAACAACTTTGATTGATGGAATGACCGGCGAATCTTTCGATCAACAAGTTTCTGTCGGGTTTCTTTATATGATGAAATTATCCCATTTAGTTGATGATAAAATTCACGCGCGTTCAATTGGTCCGTACTCATTAATTACTCAGCAACCGCTCGGTGGTAAAGCCCAATTCGGTGGACAGCGTTTTGGAGAAATGGAAGTTTGGGCGCTCGAAGCATACGGAGCTGCGCATAACTTGCAGGAATTATTAACCGTTAAGAGTGATGATGTTCCGGGTCGGGCTAAAGTCTATGAAGCTATCGTTAAAGGAGATAATCTGCCCGAATCAAGTATCCCTGAATCCTTTAACGTGTTAGTACGCGAATTGATGGGTTTAGGTTTAGAAATCAAGATTGATTAA
- the rplL gene encoding 50S ribosomal protein L7/L12, translating into MSVIQELVEKIEKLTLLEAAELKKALEEKFGVTAAAPMMMGGLMPAAAAPVVEEKTEFNVVLISSGAQKINVIKVVRAVTGLGLKEAKDLVDGAPKTVKEDLNKDEAEKLKKELEDAGATVELK; encoded by the coding sequence ATGTCAGTAATTCAAGAATTAGTTGAAAAAATAGAAAAATTAACTCTACTCGAAGCAGCAGAATTAAAAAAAGCTCTCGAGGAAAAATTTGGTGTTACAGCCGCAGCTCCGATGATGATGGGCGGACTGATGCCTGCCGCCGCAGCTCCGGTAGTAGAAGAAAAAACCGAATTTAACGTTGTACTTATAAGCTCGGGTGCTCAAAAAATTAACGTCATCAAAGTCGTTCGTGCTGTCACAGGACTCGGTTTGAAAGAAGCAAAAGACCTCGTTGACGGTGCCCCGAAGACTGTGAAGGAGGACTTGAATAAGGATGAGGCTGAAAAACTTAAGAAAGAACTCGAAGACGCCGGCGCAACAGTAGAATTAAAGTAA
- the rplJ gene encoding 50S ribosomal protein L10, whose protein sequence is MQRNEKNKIIEEIKEKVSRANGMYLADFTRITVEQINELRREFYKAGVEYRVVKNTLVHKAFEAVTGYDKVYPKLVGPTAIAFGYDDPIIPAKIIKKFSDKNQNLKVKACIIEKQIYDGSELNNIATMPSRPEMIASILGSIDAPASGLVGVISAVMRDLVSVLDAIEKKKAA, encoded by the coding sequence ATGCAACGTAATGAAAAAAATAAAATAATCGAAGAAATAAAGGAAAAGGTTTCGCGCGCCAATGGTATGTACTTGGCTGACTTTACCAGAATTACTGTGGAGCAGATAAACGAGCTTCGACGGGAATTCTATAAAGCCGGTGTCGAATATCGTGTCGTCAAAAACACGCTTGTTCATAAGGCATTCGAAGCTGTTACCGGTTACGACAAAGTTTACCCCAAACTTGTCGGACCTACGGCGATTGCATTCGGATACGATGATCCAATTATTCCAGCAAAAATTATTAAGAAGTTCAGCGATAAAAATCAGAACCTTAAAGTAAAAGCTTGTATTATCGAAAAACAAATTTACGATGGAAGTGAACTTAATAATATTGCCACAATGCCTTCACGACCAGAGATGATAGCTTCAATTCTCGGAAGTATTGATGCACCTGCTTCCGGACTCGTTGGTGTAATTTCTGCTGTTATGAGAGATTTGGTTAGTGTATTGGATGCAATAGAAAAAAAGAAAGCCGCTTAA
- the rplA gene encoding 50S ribosomal protein L1, translated as MKISKRFKAVTSKVDSKKFFTIEDAVNLAKQTSTAKFVESIDIAVKLGVDPKKADQAVRGTVSLPHGTGKEVRVLVIAKPPKDEEAKAAGADHAGYQDYLQKIQQGWADVDVIIATPDVMGDLGKLGKILGPRGLMPNPKSGTVTTEVAKAVKEVKAGKIEFRVDKAGIVHASIGKANFDNEKLVENINAFLATVARLKPATAKGQYIRSISLSSTMGPGVHIDKNVIKI; from the coding sequence ATGAAAATCAGTAAAAGATTCAAAGCAGTTACATCTAAGGTAGATTCAAAAAAGTTTTTTACTATCGAAGATGCTGTTAACTTGGCAAAACAAACATCAACCGCTAAATTTGTGGAGTCGATTGATATAGCTGTAAAATTAGGAGTCGATCCCAAAAAAGCTGATCAAGCTGTACGTGGTACAGTTTCGCTTCCGCACGGAACTGGTAAAGAAGTTCGCGTACTCGTTATTGCTAAACCACCAAAAGACGAAGAAGCAAAAGCAGCCGGTGCTGATCATGCCGGTTACCAAGATTACCTTCAAAAAATTCAACAAGGCTGGGCTGATGTTGATGTAATAATTGCTACGCCTGATGTAATGGGCGACCTTGGAAAGCTCGGAAAAATTTTAGGACCTCGTGGCTTAATGCCAAATCCGAAAAGCGGTACAGTAACTACCGAAGTAGCAAAAGCTGTTAAAGAAGTAAAAGCCGGTAAAATTGAATTCCGTGTTGATAAAGCGGGAATTGTACACGCTTCCATTGGGAAAGCAAATTTCGACAACGAAAAACTTGTTGAAAACATAAACGCATTTTTAGCTACTGTAGCACGCTTGAAACCGGCTACAGCAAAGGGACAATACATACGCAGTATTTCTCTTTCGAGCACTATGGGACCTGGCGTTCATATTGATAAAAATGTAATTAAAATATAA